A segment of the Lampris incognitus isolate fLamInc1 chromosome 19, fLamInc1.hap2, whole genome shotgun sequence genome:
TTCGATACAACTTTCAGTCTTTTCGTCACTGGCATTCTGATTCAGTTATTTCACGTTTTTAAATGTTCGGTAACACAAACGTGGAgtttgaaacaaaacaaaaaaaacacacaatataGCCTAGCTTAAAACGATCTGGACCATCATCGTGCCCGAAAATGGTGAAAACCACCACTAACTCAACACAACTACGGTACAAAAGCGCTTCGCCCCCCCACCTGTCTGTGTCCACTTGCTGTGCCACCCTCCCGCCCGGGGCTCCCAGACAGGTGCGTGGGGTATGCGGAAGATCCCAAACCCGCTAAGCATCTCACATACTGTCGTACGGAGCAACAGCGGGGTCGCACGGTTGGCCTGCCTAGCTAGCTGGGTCACCCTCgaccagaggggggggggtctgaagtGACGTCTTCACACGGTGATCTGACTTAACAAATCCGGTCTGTCTATATAGGGAACACGTTACTGAcaccacatatatatacatatatatattttatcgTAAATGTTCCCCTTCCTCCTCTTGTAGGGCGAGGCTGTGGGAAGCCGTTGAACCTCACGGAAATTAGCCGTTAGCCGTTACGCGCAGTTTGAGCCTGTCCGGTCTCGCGCACGACCTGCGGTAACTTCCGCCGTCCATCAACCCGAAACACAGACAGACCTCGATAGGAACTAGGGATACatacgcgcgcgcgtgtgtgtgtgtgtgtgtgtgtgtgtgtgtgtgtgtatatatacacacacacacacacacacacacacacacatatatacacacacacacacacacacatatatatatatatatatgtgaagaGATCACAAATCAAGTACAGATCCGACCGAAGCCTGATTTCCAAAAGGAAGACATTCGATGGTTTGTGTCAGGTTGATTCCGAGATGAGAACGACTGAAGTCTGATTAAAGTTGTACAAAAGGCTTACTtaagagacccccccccaccaccaccaccgtttCCGTTATTTGAGTGCAGTGGTTGCTATGTGCAGTCTCTATAAAACGGATTGTAGGTTATGACGACAGCTGGCTGATTGAAGTGTGGCCCAACTTCCTGATTTGAACCCTTTCCGTCAAGTCCAGTGTGTAAGCGGTGAAAGCCCTCCGATGGGCCACGTCGGTTTGGTTTTTAACTTGGGGAAAAGTTCTTTCCGTTTTGAAAAGTCTCTCACTGACATGAATGTCAagttttggttaaaaaaaaacacgtgCCCTAAACGAATTTAATGACGTTCGGTGTCTTTAGATTAGACCAACTATATGAAGACGAACAAACACATTTAGGATCAGTTCTGCAAACTAATTACATACACGATAGGGACTGCAACTTTCACCACTTGAATTAACATTTGGAAATTACGCGCCCCGGTTGACGAGAGCGTCGCATGACGTCACGTATTTTAAACGGGCTTTTCAACTGCCGGCTGCGCGACGCTGGGGACCATATGCAGATATGGACAAACACACCAAGTCCACTTTTAACCGAATTATCCTTTTACAGTTCAACATAACGTAAACTGAGCGGATTTctgtcgttattattattattatttgtcacAAAACAAAGGTtatgcaatacacacacacacacatatatatatatatagtatatatatatatatatatgtgtgtgtgtgtggggtatatatatatagtattattattattattattattattagtggttatttgtttatttgtattaTTTATGTGTATGAAGTTTGTGAAACATTGCAAACGCTGATCTGTCAAACATGCAAACGCTGATCTCTGAAGCGGTGCGGggataaatacataaatgaatgaatgaatgaatacaaaagaaagaaagaaagagaggaagaaggaaagaaagaaagacaagagtGCCGAACTGGCCCTCCTCGTGCATCACCAGTTGAAAAAGTCTCTTTCTCTGCATTGAACTGGCTTTGTCTAATTAACACAAGGCCTTAATTGCGCTGACGGGGTGCAGTTGTTTAAAGTGAACTCTGCTGGGATCTCTCTGCGTGagagcgtgcgtgcgtgtgtgtgtgtgtgtgtgcgcgcgcgcgggtGTAGAAATCCGAAACGATCCCTGCACGAGAACAATCCCAATTCAGATGAGATTTATCTACGCCAGACCGATCAGACGGATTAAGGGTTAAAAACCCATTTTCAAAGGGACATTCACTCTACTGGCCTCTGCCCCTAAACGGGGCGCATGTCTCCCCGCGGCTGGCGTGCACATCCTCACCGCGCCAACATAAATAAACAGGCCCGCACAAGCCTCCGCGTCACAGCTGAACACGACGCGGTCGCGTCCCTAGCTCCGAAATCTCGAGTAGGGGGGGATGATTTGAGCCCCTGTTATGAGTTTAATCTGGATGCCATATCAAGATGCGTACTCCTGGACTGACCCAGGatgagaaggggagggggagggggtgggggcacCAACTTCTGGTACTACAATACGAAGCACcaaaaccaacaaaataaagAAAGAACAAATACAGATGCAGAATCATCAAACGGGGGAGACGTGCTTTCACGTTTTCGGGGAAGCACGTCCATCCacgggggggaggtgggggtggtggtggaggtggcctGGAGAGGGAGCAAAGGCCTgcagggaggaggaggtgtgAGCCGGGCACACATCTGCAGCATGCAGCCCCCCTCTCTGATCTGTGAGCTGGCACACATCACGGCGTCCATTCACAAATCCTCCTCTGCGCGTCACCTTTTCATTCCGCGGTATAGACTACTGAACCCTGCACGGTGACGTCTGAGACAATCCTACTAagcggggcgggggtgggggggtgggggggttaggtTAGGATCTCAAGGACACGCACATGCGCACAACGCGCGCCCGGTTTACTGGCAGCGTAGGAGGACAGTATACTACATGTATAGACGGGAGATCAACCCGGCTGCTGGGCAGGCGGCCGAGGTGCAAAATGTGCCAACCCCCGTGTGTGCTGTAAAAATCCAATATTTGCTATCGGGAACCCCGACAGGTGATGAACGGGTGCTTTTTGAAGCGCAAACGAGAGACGGGACTCGGCTATTGAGCAAGGTTAAAATATTGAGCAATATGGGATCCAAccttgcatgggggggggggggtaaacaaaaCCCTATAAATATTCATTTTTTTAAGCAGAACATGAGAGGGTTTAGACGATCTGAACGAGCACGGAATTTAACTATGTCTTAAGTGTACGCACGTGGAGTGACGTAACGGGCCACTTCCATTATTCCGTAAGCGCGTGGTAACAAATAACTAATATCAGTGATAAATAGCATACAATAAGATTAACGGGGGGGGTCGACAGATAATATTTTTGTGAGCCTGCTGGCGGTTATTTGGATGTTATCTGGCATATTAAAGTACACGGAAGGAGAAACACTCTTATCAGGACTATGAAAACTGGTCCCATCAAATCATATGATGCCAGGTTGGGAGGGGGGGATCACGCAGGCTCCAGTTTAAAGGGCTTTTCAACTGCCAGGGTTTAAAAGAAACGGCCGTCTCTAAATAGACAGCCGGCCCGCCTTTTGACACTTACGAAACACgtcaaattaaaaaagaaaaagaagaagaattttAAACACCCAGGCGCTGGCAAACACACCGCTACTGCCCATTGGCCGTACGTATTTGCGTGCACGCGGCCGCCCCGTATTGCGCAATCGTTTGACCGTAATGATGTCACGtgaaagaaaaaagacaaacgTCTGTTCGCTGCAGCGAAACACGCGGACGCCTTGATATGACGCGCTCCAAACGCGCAAGGCTGGAGAGGGCGCGGGCCTGCAGTCAGGATCATCACACAACCAAGTCACGCCATGCAAGACATCACCATATTCTACTATACTCTACTCtactatatactatactgtactatactctaCTCTACTATATACTACACTGTACTACACTGTACTCtactatatactatactgtactatactctactatatactatactgtactatactctactatatactatactatgctataatgtactatactgtactgtactatactctactatactatactgtaatataatttactatactgtactatactataatatatactatactctactatatactatactgtactatactatacactatactatactctactatatactatactgtactatactctactctactatatactatactatactatatactgtactgtactgtaccaaCGAGCATTTTAAGATGACATGCAAATGTGCCAAAGTCCTCGCTGTGAATATTTGGCACTTTACAAGTGGCGCAATGGGCTAATATCGACCATTACGCACTACAGCCAATAAGTTGCTTAGAACAGATTTTTTAAAAACGAGAAACGTTGAGTttcttgatttttttgggggggttcggTGGATGGAGGCGAATAAAATGTATCACGCCACAACAAATCTACGCAAGTTGGCCGCACACAGCTGAAACACGCCGAGCCCCGTGTTCACCTTCGGCCAGGACGTCGCGCTGCTCTGCAAATATCTCGACGAGCCGCCGTCTGAGGCGGGACGCCACGCGGGAGGCTGCTGGCGAGGAAGCCGGCCTGGGTCGGTCGGTAATGGCTGACAGATGCCGAACGGCGGTGCCAGTCACGAGCACGAGCCCCACCCGTGTCACGTGCACACCAACACAAACCGCTGCAACTTGACAAAAGACAACAGCGCCCATATGAAAGCCACGATGGCGGCATGCGCTTGTGTGCTACGCGACTGCGGGTCTGTGACGGTGTCCTCCCCGCCGGAGCCTGCTATTTCGCCGGGGCTGAGGGCGGCGGGCGGACCCGGGTTAGAGGCCAAGCCCGGGCAGCGGCCCGTCGGTGCTGCCCATTGTCTGCCGCTTGTTCAGCAGCGCTCAGCCCAGTCCGGGCGCCCCGTCAACAAGGGGAAGAATCGCTGCAAGAGAGGCGCGTCTTTCCCTCCAACCACTGCTGGAATAAGACGGACCAGACCCTTTGCAGAGGGAACTATAAGACAAGCAATAACAGAGGACGCAGTTCGGATGTATCTGGAGACGTTGGAAGTGTCTCTCGTCAAATCACGTCAGTAGTTCACCCAGCACTGTTGCCTAAAAAGAGTCGACACATGCTTTTGGCACGGTGAGAATCCGCATACGCAGCTGGGCTGCATAAGTTCTCCTTAAACACAACCTGCAAGTTtaatttcaaccccccccccaaccaataTTGTGTTTATTCTTAAGACTTCATCGGTATTGTTTGTGCAACTTGCATCAGGTTTACTGCCAGTGTAAAGCGCTGACAAGCGGAGCATATGTGCCGCATCCGGCTTAGCATGGCAGAAAGAGGGCTTATTGGTGGGGTTTTAGCGTGCCACCACAGATCTAATGTCAACTTTTGGCCAGTGTCACGTATAGCAAGCCTGCACCAAGTCTGCAAAAATGTCCTACTGGAGAAAAATAAACCTCGACATCGGGTCACACAGATCACAAAGCAGGTCTTGGAAGTCGAAATAAACAAGCGGACTGGCAGCGCCCCTCCAAACAGGTTGCGAGTTATTTATCACTTCTGCACAAGGCTGCACActaccaatggggggggggggtatagcaaACAGTTGGGCTTGTAAATTAACTGTCCAAGGGGATCCCCACACTCACTTTTGTACTTCACTGGTCcgcgatgatgacgatgacgatgatgatgatgatgccccCTTTTCTACGCGCAGCCAAACAATGCGATGCACAGCTGAGGACGCCCTCCCGCAGCGGCGGCGCTCCCGGAAACAGGAGCGCAAACTTTAGAGGCGGTCAGCAAAAGTCAGCCAAAGTTTTTGTGTTTGGCGCGACTCGGCATCCCGCGCCGcgcgcacaaaaaaaaaacagtttgtttGCCTCGCTGGTTTCCTTTAAAGGGGTACGGACCCAATTCCTGCTCGACCGCATGCAGCGTCACGACAGAAATTCCCCCTTAAAAGTGTCCAccccgtcctctctctctcctcatcagcCCGGTTCCCAACGCGTGCACGAggggaggatgatgatgacgatgatgatgatgatgatggtggtggtggtggtgacgaTAACGGTGGACGCTTATTAACGCTCGCTCGCGTTTGGTTGCATTTCAAGTTGGGACGCATCGCTTGGCCGGGGGAGAAGTTTACTACACGGCGCGCCATGATCTGTGTTTACAGCCTTTACACTGGGCGGAAGACGGGCGAGTGGATTTCTGGATCGCATCTCCACGTGGCGCCGGAGCAGATGAgccgttcgggaggggggggggggctcattagATGTAACGGGACGGCGTCTCGCGCCACAGCCCGGCTGCCGCATTTCACCTTGTTTAGGAACTTTAGTGCAAGTCCAGTACAGCACCGCACTAGTCCAGTACAGCACGGCACAAGTCCAGTACAGCACGGCACAGCTGTTTGCACATATACAGACACAGACTGCACTGTTCCCACCGTGTTGTATGTTTTAAGCAGGCATATTCATGTGCACGTTTGCatcgtttcttcttcttcttctttgcaggTTGAAACTGATAGACGGTGTTGCGTGTTTGTAACAGcgaggggtggggaggggagagggggaggatggtggtggtggtggtggggggggcagcgAGACTATCAGCGAGCCCGCACGATGGATCTCGGTGTGTTCTCTCCGTAATTTCAGGACTCTTCCCCTTTAGTAAGGCGAGGCTGCGTGTTAGTGGGTGACTCTCCATCCCTGTCAGGTGGTGAGCTCTCTCCCTCCCCATTGGTCCGAGGCACGTGTCTGGGATAACGGCCGCGACGTCACTTCGGGGGCTCGTATTGAAAATAAGAACAAAACTCCAGAGTGAGAGTATTTCAGGATCAGTTAGAAGCCTCTTTATTTACCCTTAGTTTAGTTTATAGGCGGCCCGTATTGATTGCGCCGAAAACGGATATCGCCAAATTGGATGTGCAAATGGCAAATATCGTAGCGATCCGACACCAGATATAGCCAAGCCTGGGAATATATATGACCAAAACTATGTTTTTCTCAGAGGACACTACCGCAAGACCTTGCATGGTGTCCAAGGCACTTATTCGTATCTgaggggtttttctttttttacttttctttttcttttttctttttttttaattgtacaaAATTTGAAGTTATTTCCTCCCCCCGCCCCTGAAGTCctttgcacattttttttttattgcaggaGAGTGACAAAGGGGTTAAAAAGAGAGTAAAGTGGAAAGTGGATCAGTATGGAAGAAAATGATCGTAGCAACAGAGACGTGGAGCGGCAGGAGCCGGCGGACGAATCCAACAGAGCCATCCTCCCCCTTTTACAAGCGCCTGGAAACCTGCAGATCCCTCACCGGGTCACCAATTTCTTCATCGACAACATCCTGCGGCCGGATTTCGGGCGCAAAAAGGAAGGGACGACGAACCGGGACGAGGGCAGCCTGCCCGCCAGAGAGAGTCACAGCCCCGCCGCGCCTCGCACCGAGCAGGTGGGCAGCGCGGTGCCGGCGGAGGGCACCTCCACCCCTCACATCGTCTCCGCCGGCGCCAGGAAGCCCGCGATAGCGGCCGGCGGAGAGTCCCTGAAAGCCCGCGGGGAGAGCGGAGACCAGTGCCTAAGCTCAGACTCAGACAGTTCCCAAGCCAGCTCAAACGTATCCACGAGTCAGTCCATGCTGTGGCCAGCCTGGGTGTACTGCACCAGATACTCGGACAGGCCCTCATCAGGTACGGTTGTGCAGTTTTACcacccgttttttttttcttcgccaTTTCTCATCGTAGGCTAACCTGAAATACCCCCCCGGAACACGCTGACCCCGAATGCCTTGACCGACTTCTCCACGCAGGCTGCAGCACGCGGGGCGAAACGCGTtgcacttttcttttctctttttttttgcacgtTCGCCCGctgaaaaaaatacaaataaataacgCGAATgcgatgtgtgtttttttttctttcttgcaaCGCGCGGCTCTTTCCGTTGTTCGCTCGCTCGCGTTTCGTCATAACGCAAAACCGTTCGTGCACAAACAAGACGACGCGTAACCGAAACGACTGTTTCGGACAGAAGCCGGGGATTAAATGGGAGAGGAAGGAGACAACGCTACGTGCGCTAATTGTTAATCGAGATTTGCTTTCCGCGACAATAGTCTTCGCCTGCAgtttcaaatgaaaaaaaaaaaagacgcaaACAATTGTagcaaccaaaaaacaaaaaaaaaacaacgatcgGAATATTAATTTAAAACTGTGCAcagattttattttcattttttttgtctCCCTGTTAAGTTAGGCTATACTTATACTTTCAGCACCGTGCACCTTCAACGACCATCTTCGGCTCGAGCCCAATAACAGAGTCCAGTAGAAGCACATTATTTACCCACGTTATAATGAAATAATTGGccatattcccccccccccccggagaactGCAATATGTTGCTATTGGATgtcgttttttgttgttgttgttgttgttacaatGGCTTTTCTTCTCGTTAAAAGCcaacgtgttgtgtgtgtgtggggatgaATTAAATATGCATGTGTTTTGACAATGGAAGATCCCATGTCGAGGTGCACAATATCTGGCTACAGCTCACACAGATCGGGGGGGGGTGGTCGTTTCGCATAGCCCCACTGCTATTTTAAAGCAAACTCAAAACTTTTAGTTAAACCAGTGCATTCTCGTTTATCCTTCTTATGAGGTACGgtaattatacacacacacacacacacacacatatatatatatatatatatatatatatatatatatatatatataataacgtGGGGGTGCGTTCTAACGGTGTACTGTGGACGTGCATGGCGTACATAGGCGACAGCGTTAGCCTAATATGGTTGTAGTGtgggcagggttttttttttttttttgctttttaataATCAGGTGAGCGTTTTGAAAAATCACAGCTTGATTCGTCGATCAAACGATAATTTCAAACAGCCTTGTGTGTTGAgatgccccaccaccaccaccaccaccctaacaccaccaccactactaaccGGTTAGCTTACCGCTTTCACCAGCATCGCCTCGCGCGGACGTCGTTCTAGAGACCGGGGGAGATTTGAAACGCGCGCACGTGCCCAACTCACTTCCTGTCGCCGATTTCGAGGCGTTCCGAGGCGGCCCGGAGGACGCTGGCTAGCTAGTGCGTACCGAGCCAAAGCGAGACGTGTTGGTTTTCCATGTAGCCTACGTCAACTTACTGGGCTAGTTCTGCAGCAGGCTGCAGCTAGACGTGGGCCTGCATGCCTGACGACAGGTTCACTGGCCGGCCACCACAATACACTGGGTTCTGCAGACCGGTTGTGTTGTTACTGTGTGTATGCAATGGGTCGAGGGCCAGGCGAACGAGAGGTAGTAGCTAAAGggcgaaggaggagggggggttgctTGAACGCCCAGTTCTCGTTTATTTCCATGGCACTGATCACACGTCTGCCAGCGTTTCCTGTTTCATTTGTTCGCCGAGTTTTCGGCGGCAACAACGCCATCAGAATCTGGACGACGATAGGCGTCGTACCTATTGGACGCagtgttgttgttgggttttatttttgtttttttttgtagcttGATCGTGAAGCAGTGTGTTTtcctgtcccccccccacccaccaaatCACAGGGCCAAGATCTCGAAAACCAAAGAAGAAATCAACCAGCAAAGAGGACAAGCGACCACGGACGGCCTTCACCGCAGAACAGCTGCAAAGACTAAAATCGGAGTTCCAGAGCAACCGGTATCTGACGGAGCAGAGACGGCAGAGCCTGGCGCAGGAGCTGGGCCTCAACGAGTCCCAGATCAAGATCTGGTTCCAGAACAAGCGGGCCAAGATCAAGAAGGCCAGCGGCACGAAGAACACACTGGCCTTGCACCTGATGGCACAGGGACTGTACAATCACGCTACCACCACGTCCAAGGACGAGAAATCAGACAGCGACTGATCCCCACAGAACGTTTCTTATCAAGCCTACAATGCAATAATTTCATTGAATAAAGGGCCAGTGTGTAGAGTATACCAGCAtaagttgatttaaaaaaaaaaaaaaaaaaaaaaacgaaatataTATAGAGATATTTCTGCAATATCATGTCTATAAAAGGTATTGTATAAAGGTATGTTCACATTGTATGtcggtttgttttgtttgtttgtttgtttgtcccccCCCTCTCCAGGAAGTATAAACGCTTACTACGCGTCATTTTATACCGCTATTCATTTTTCGCGTTACGTAAAACTGGCACGTGACGTTTCGATCTGTCAGTGGAGTGAACAACTTGCTTAAGTCCAAAGAATATTTCCTGCTGCATCCAGGCAACTGTGAATTTAAATAAATGCTAACCAGATTTTATTTCCATGGTTGTTGGTTTCCTTGGTTCTGTCTGATGTAAAATGGACATatagcaagttttttttttttttttttggagtgtcAGTTGCGGACCTATAATTGGGCAAAACATGAATTTTTGATACGTACGGTTTTAATACACAGCAGGTTTATAATCATGTAGAGAGGCCTGAAATTCTCCTAACATGCAACTCAAGCCAactctatcttatctatcttatctatctatctatctatctgtgtgattGTCCTGTATGTGGCCTCTGGACAAATTCAAAGGCTACGTCTGCGTCCACCGTGTGCGTATTTCTTGCGCAATGCCAATGCGCCAAAGCAGCTGTTGGGAGTTTTTTGAATAGCAATATGATTTGTTTTGGACGCTGCAGTGCTGCCTATGAAGTCAAGA
Coding sequences within it:
- the en2a gene encoding homeobox protein engrailed-2a, whose product is MEENDRSNRDVERQEPADESNRAILPLLQAPGNLQIPHRVTNFFIDNILRPDFGRKKEGTTNRDEGSLPARESHSPAAPRTEQVGSAVPAEGTSTPHIVSAGARKPAIAAGGESLKARGESGDQCLSSDSDSSQASSNVSTSQSMLWPAWVYCTRYSDRPSSGPRSRKPKKKSTSKEDKRPRTAFTAEQLQRLKSEFQSNRYLTEQRRQSLAQELGLNESQIKIWFQNKRAKIKKASGTKNTLALHLMAQGLYNHATTTSKDEKSDSD